In Vagococcus luciliae, one genomic interval encodes:
- a CDS encoding serine hydrolase codes for MKKRIVILVGMLVVLGMVTRFSVKLVKGVNASKKTVAVSKSSAEKTISIKTNEAKEISNKEKKSIFDEEQVVSDHIYPLTDLTTQQVSEDKLPKGTVVNVKPVKGDTDWVEIVSDPPKGFIEAKYLSHRSEYIDKREKKRVKKLKPKALTKQLDQAIDNFLAQNGGDVSVYLETVNHDYSYSYDGDKVRRTASSIKLPFIAYLMTLADEGKIDLDTKLTYTANFKIDGTGIIQFEPIGTQYTIKQLAELVIRYSDNVAYLMLLNDIGEPNFVQFLAELDPQSPNNRVFSTPRILTKAMEYVYEEKDSNKNIKLLYEWIQNSTFDDGVDVGLPGVDVAHKTGWMPMYTVSNDIALVKDKKQPYFITIMTSGYDSSYSEQSISDLSAIIDDYMLQLDLSN; via the coding sequence TTGAAAAAAAGGATTGTTATTTTAGTGGGGATGTTAGTCGTGTTAGGGATGGTTACAAGGTTTTCAGTAAAATTAGTGAAAGGTGTCAATGCATCTAAAAAAACAGTAGCAGTAAGCAAATCAAGTGCTGAAAAGACAATTTCAATTAAAACAAATGAAGCAAAAGAGATAAGTAACAAAGAAAAGAAAAGCATATTTGATGAGGAACAGGTTGTATCAGATCATATTTATCCTTTGACAGATTTAACAACACAACAAGTTAGTGAAGATAAATTACCGAAAGGGACAGTCGTAAATGTCAAACCAGTTAAAGGTGACACTGATTGGGTCGAAATAGTCAGTGACCCGCCTAAAGGTTTTATTGAAGCAAAATATTTATCGCATCGTAGTGAGTATATTGACAAGCGAGAAAAGAAAAGAGTCAAAAAGTTAAAACCAAAAGCTTTAACCAAACAGCTTGACCAAGCCATCGACAATTTTTTAGCTCAAAATGGTGGCGATGTTAGCGTGTATCTTGAAACTGTCAATCATGATTATTCTTATAGTTATGATGGGGATAAAGTGAGACGAACAGCTAGTAGTATTAAGTTACCATTTATTGCCTACTTGATGACGTTAGCTGATGAAGGAAAAATAGATTTAGACACAAAGTTAACTTATACAGCGAATTTTAAAATTGATGGCACTGGGATTATTCAATTTGAACCAATCGGCACACAGTATACGATTAAACAGTTGGCTGAATTAGTTATCAGATACAGTGATAACGTGGCTTATTTAATGCTTTTGAATGACATAGGGGAACCGAATTTTGTTCAATTTTTAGCAGAACTAGATCCTCAATCACCAAATAACCGTGTGTTTTCAACGCCACGAATTTTAACTAAAGCCATGGAATATGTATACGAAGAAAAAGATTCTAATAAAAATATAAAGCTACTTTACGAGTGGATACAAAATAGCACATTTGATGATGGTGTGGATGTTGGTTTACCTGGAGTTGATGTGGCGCATAAAACAGGTTGGATGCCAATGTATACAGTCAGTAATGACATTGCCTTAGTGAAAGATAAAAAACAACCGTACTTTATCACCATCATGACAAGCGGATATGACAGTTCATACAGTGAGCAGTCTATCTCTGATTTGTCTGCGATAATTGATGATTACATGTTGCAATTAGATTTATCGAACTAA
- a CDS encoding metal-sensitive transcriptional regulator codes for MEDTKRKVSNRLKRSEGQIRGVLKMLDEDKSCRDIVVQLSAIRSSIDRAIGVVVAENLIDCIEEESITQEDRDEKIKEAIDLVIKK; via the coding sequence ATGGAAGACACAAAAAGAAAAGTTAGTAATCGTTTGAAGCGTTCGGAAGGACAAATTAGGGGAGTTCTTAAAATGTTAGATGAGGACAAGAGTTGTCGTGACATTGTGGTTCAGCTATCCGCTATCCGCTCAAGCATTGATAGAGCAATTGGTGTCGTTGTGGCTGAAAATTTGATTGATTGTATCGAAGAAGAATCAATCACTCAAGAAGACCGTGATGAAAAAATCAAAGAAGCCATTGATTTAGTCATTAAAAAATAA
- a CDS encoding FAD-dependent oxidoreductase — translation MRTIIVGGVAGGMSAATRLRRLDEEMDIVIIEKGPYVSFANCGLPYYVSGEISNREDLLVQTPEKLKARFNLDVKVETEVISVDADKKEVTLLHNGQEEVMSYDKLVLSPGAKPFIPPLDGINDATNLFTLRNVPDVDQVMNYLDNHKPKNAVVIGAGFIGLEMAENLVHRGLEVTIIEMAPHVLPTVDAEMASFITNELRDKGVKVLTSQGVVAMENNGQTLVLNTGEKIGTDLILMSVGVRPENGLAESAGIELGMRGGILVNDSYETNVKDIYAVGDAIIVKNQINDEDAMIALASPANRQGRQVADVIAGMPRKNRGSIGTAIVRVFEQTIASTGLTEKQVKDLGYKYHVVHVDGKNHAGYYPGASMIFLKLIFNPTTGKIYGAQAVGKDGADKRIDVLATAIKGGLTVEDLPELELTYAPPFGSAKDIVNMVGYAALNIIEHLAENIQLTELEQVKASGAMLVDVRTPEEFAQGTIDGFINIPLNDIRQRANELPKDKEIILICQSGQRSYIAQRMLAQMGYDVKNLDGSYLLYKAINGIS, via the coding sequence ATGTCTGCAGCAACAAGATTAAGACGTTTAGATGAAGAGATGGACATTGTGATTATTGAAAAAGGCCCTTATGTATCATTTGCTAATTGTGGATTGCCATACTATGTTTCTGGTGAAATTAGCAATCGTGAGGATTTATTAGTTCAAACTCCTGAAAAATTAAAAGCTAGATTTAATTTGGATGTCAAAGTTGAAACAGAAGTGATTTCAGTTGATGCAGATAAAAAAGAAGTGACACTGTTACATAATGGCCAAGAGGAAGTAATGAGCTATGATAAATTAGTTCTCTCACCAGGAGCAAAACCATTTATTCCACCATTAGACGGCATCAATGATGCAACAAACTTATTTACATTAAGAAATGTCCCTGACGTTGATCAAGTAATGAATTACTTAGACAATCATAAGCCTAAAAATGCCGTTGTTATCGGAGCTGGATTTATCGGCTTAGAGATGGCAGAAAATTTAGTTCATCGTGGATTAGAAGTGACCATTATTGAGATGGCACCACACGTTTTACCAACAGTTGATGCTGAAATGGCTTCGTTTATTACGAACGAGTTGCGTGATAAAGGGGTGAAAGTTCTAACTAGCCAAGGTGTTGTAGCAATGGAAAATAACGGACAAACACTTGTATTAAATACTGGTGAAAAAATAGGAACTGATTTAATCTTGATGTCAGTTGGCGTTCGCCCAGAAAATGGATTAGCTGAATCTGCTGGTATTGAGTTGGGTATGCGTGGGGGTATCTTAGTTAATGATTCTTATGAAACAAATGTTAAAGATATTTATGCAGTAGGTGATGCGATTATCGTTAAAAATCAAATTAATGATGAAGACGCCATGATTGCACTAGCTTCACCTGCCAATCGTCAAGGTCGTCAAGTGGCAGATGTGATTGCTGGTATGCCACGTAAAAATAGAGGCAGTATTGGAACAGCCATTGTTCGAGTATTTGAGCAAACAATAGCGTCAACTGGTTTAACAGAAAAACAAGTAAAAGATTTAGGCTATAAGTATCATGTGGTTCATGTTGATGGAAAAAACCACGCAGGATATTACCCTGGTGCTAGTATGATTTTCTTAAAGTTGATATTTAATCCAACAACAGGTAAAATTTATGGTGCACAGGCTGTTGGAAAAGATGGAGCCGATAAACGTATTGACGTTTTAGCAACAGCTATTAAAGGTGGTTTGACTGTTGAAGATTTACCAGAATTAGAATTAACTTATGCCCCACCATTTGGTTCGGCAAAAGATATTGTGAATATGGTTGGGTATGCCGCATTAAACATTATTGAACATTTAGCCGAAAATATTCAATTAACTGAATTAGAACAAGTGAAAGCGTCAGGGGCAATGTTAGTCGATGTCAGAACACCAGAAGAGTTTGCGCAAGGAACGATTGATGGGTTTATTAATATTCCGCTTAATGATATTCGTCAACGTGCAAACGAATTACCAAAAGACAAAGAAATTATTTTAATCTGTCAAAGTGGACAAAGAAGTTACATCGCACAACGTATGCTTGCACAAATGGGTTATGACGTGAAAAACTTAGATGGATCATATCTGCTGTATAAGGCGATTAATGGAATTTCATAA